The Oncorhynchus keta strain PuntledgeMale-10-30-2019 chromosome 17, Oket_V2, whole genome shotgun sequence genome has a window encoding:
- the LOC127908217 gene encoding A-kinase anchor protein 13-like, whose protein sequence is MLFRATPDYVTKGEPIMKDALREVETLHVLVNGSLGGAVGQQVSSTQDASGGSVGPVCLPRRAETFGGFDSHQMNISKNGEKEEGEDSLDLRRTESDSVLKKGGNNNLLLLLKRNSEQVLHSVTYLHDLLNTLQAVVVQQDTFIEDQRHALAERPASRHSSTSSLSSSSSRPNSLIEQEKQRSLEKQRQEVANLQRQQAAHADERRRREREWEVRGVGAERQGGAGERAGRGRR, encoded by the exons ATGCTGTTCAGAGCCACCCCAGACTACGTCACCAAGGGAGAGCCCATCATGAAGGATGCCCTGAGGGAAG TGGAGACTCTCCATGTGCTGGTGAATGGCAGTCTGGGCGGGGCCGTGGGGCAGCAGGTGTCCAGTACCCAGGATGCATCGGGGGGTAGTGTGGGGCCGGTTTGTCTGCCTCGTCGCGCTGAGACCTTCGGAGGCTTCGACAGCCACCAGATGAACATCTCCAAGA acggagagaaagaagagggggaggactCATTAGACCTTCGGAGGACTGAGTCAGACAGTGTGTTGAAGAAG GGGGGCAACAACAACCTATTGCTGCTGCTCAAGAGGAACAGTGAG CAGGTCCTCCACAGTGTCACATATCTCCATGATCTCCTCAACACGCTGCAG GCAGTGGTGGTTCAGCAGGACACCTTCATCGAGGACCAGCGTCATGCTCTGGCTGAGCGGCCAGCCTCccgccactcctccacctcctccctgtcctcctcctcctcgcggCCCAACTCCCTGATCGAGCAGGAGAAGCAGCGCAGCCTGGAGAAGCAGAGGCAGGAGGTGGCCAACCTGCAGCGCCAGCAGGCGGCCCACGccgacgagaggaggaggagagagagggagtgggaggtgAGGGGAGTCGGGGCTGAGCGACAGGGAGGCGCAGGTGAAAGAGCAGGACGAGGGAGACGTTGA